In Rhizophagus irregularis chromosome 1, complete sequence, one genomic interval encodes:
- a CDS encoding Phosphomannomutase, which produces MADWQDREHPDTIVLFDVDGTLTPARRDVTPEVTEILKALKKKVVIGFVGGSDISKQLEQLGPNCINEFDFAFSENGLTAYRSGKQLASQSFIEWIGEEKYTKLVNFILKYIADLDLPKKRGCFVEFRNGMINVSPIGRNCSMKERAEFEAYDKIHNIRTKFVLALKNAFSDYSLTFSIGGQISFDVFPTGWDKTYCLKHIEAEGFKTIHFFGDKTYEGGNDYEIYTHPKVTGHSVNNPGETVKKLKEIFNI; this is translated from the exons ATGGCAGATTGGCAAGATCGTGAGCATCCTGATACTATTGTTTTGTTTGATGTGGATGGTACTTTGACTCCAGCTCGTAGG gACGTGACACCCGAAGTCACAGAAATACTTAAAGCTTTGAAAAAGAAGGTTGTTATTGGTTTCGTTGGCGGTTCTGATATTTCGAAGCAATTAGAACAACTTGGCCCAAATT GTATTAATGAATTCGATTTTGCATTCTCGGAAAATGGACTTACGGCTTATAGATCAGGAAAACAGCTTGCATCTCAA AGTTTTATTGAATGGATAGGCGAAGAAAAATATACTAAGTTGGTCAATTTCATTTTGAAGTACATCGCCGATCTTGATCTTCCAAAAAAACG TGGATGTTTCGTAGAATTCAGAAATGGAATGATAAATGTTTCACCAATTGGAAGAAACTGCAG TATGAAAGAACGGGCCGAATTCGAGGCGTATGACAAAATTCATAATATCCGAACTAAATTCGTATTAGCGTTGAAAAATGCTTTCTCCGATTATTCTTTGACATTTTCAATTG gaGGACAAATATCTTTCGACGTGTTCCCTACTGGATGGGATAAAACTTATTGTCTCAAACATATTGAAGCTGAAGGATTTAAAACAATTCACTTTTTTGGTGATAAAACTTATGAG GGAGGAAAcgattatgaaatttatactCATCCTAAAGTTACAGGACATTCTGTTAATAATCCTGGTGAAAccgtaaagaaattaaaagaaatatttaatatctaa
- a CDS encoding uncharacterized protein (SECRETED:cutsite_AST-SY; SECRETED:prob_0.3526); SECRETED:SignalP(1-21), producing the protein MKITRRIFILFLLFVVAFASTSYVPNDPSTWTPNELKEWLAEHRVSYKGIPDKQELLNLVKTNWQDVKEQANSTTEAVESFVTKYVNTIKDTYYNTDEQEKYDEFVQQVADQIESIRQTTGLTEEQTQSTISEVIKRLKGTKAEGSKTLTNALNDIQKSYTMAQAKRDVLIQKTVNRVQDDIQKTGEISLDTLNWFKDEINQMSEAGAFAKARTETQISLILQGVQETLTKRKAYTVEQINATYEKLNSITLKGTLERLRHQLSTVNNQIQNSVDAIGQKLTDGKDLTVEQLNQIRSSINHYFTSVKDYYNTATGQVKQTVYDTKRAQEERINKIIEVVRSSINDARTKSNQKVTAILQQIEDNVSSTQQLTAEQTKILSETIQEKLGGLTDARDLNEEKVESFTDALRTRMAAVRDYAADTYDSATQKVEEGYNVAYNKVSSGAESVGESYEQMKEHLTHQKEEL; encoded by the exons atgaaaattacaCGACGAATCTTTATACTTTTCCTACTTTTTGTTGTAGCGTTCGCTTCAACAAGTTATG ttccAAACGATCCATCAACTTGGACTCCGAATGAATTGAAAGAATGGTTAGCAGAGCATCGAGTATCCTATAAGGGAATTCCTGATAAACAGGAGTTGTTGAATCTAGTAAAGACTAATTGGCAAGATGTTAAAGAACAAGCAAATTCTACGACCGAAGCTGTTGAATCTTTTGTTACAAAATATGTTAATACGATAAAAGACA cCTATTATAATACGGACGAACAAGAAAAATACGACGAGTTTGTACAACAAGTAGCTGATCAAATTGAATCTATCCGACAAACTACTGGTCTTACTGAAGAACAAACTCAATCTACTATTAGCGAGgttattaaaagattaaaaggAACAAAAGCCGAAGGCAGTAAGACCCTAACTAATGCTTTAAATGACATTCAAAAATCCTACACAATGGCTCAAGCCAAAAGAGATGTTCTTATCCAAAAAACTGTAAATCGTGTACAAGACGACATTCAAAAAACTGGAGAAATTTCCCTAGATACTTTAAATTGGTTTAAGGATGAAATTAACCAAATGAGTGAAGCAGGAGCCTTTGCCAAGGCACGAACTGAAACACAAATCTCCTTAATATTACAGGGAGTTCAAGAAACATTAACAAAACGTAAAGCGTATACAGTTGAACAAATTAATGCCAcctatgaaaaattaaattcgaTTACCCTTAAGGGTACTTTGGAAAGATTACGTCATCAACTATCTACCGTTAATAACCAGATTCAAAATTCTGTTGATGCTATTGGACAAAAACTCACAGACGGCAAAGACTTGACTGTTGAACAACTTAATCAAATTAGATCGTCTATCAACCATTATTTCACTTCGGTAAAAGATTATTACAATACTGCTACCGGGCAAGTAAAACAAACAGTTTATGATACAAAAAGGGCTCAAGAAGAAcgtattaacaaaattattgaagTCGTTCGCTCTTCTATTAATGATGCCAGAACAAAGAGCAATCAAAAAGTTACTGCCATTTTACAACAAATAGAGGATAATGTATCATCCACTCAACAACTAACTGCAGAACAGACAAAGATTTTATCAGAAACCATCCAGGAGAAGCTTGGAGGTTTGACGGATGCCCGTGACCTTAACGAGGAAAAAGTTGAATCCTTTACTGACGCATTAAGAACTCGAATGGCTGCCGTCCGTGATTATGCAGCTGATACTTATGACTCTGCTACTCAAAAGGTTGAAGAAGGATATAATGTTGCTTATAATAAGGTTTCTAGCGGTGCTGAGAGTGTTGGTGAGAGTTATGAACAGATGAAGGAACATTTGACTCATCAGAAagaagaattataa